A stretch of the Corvus moneduloides isolate bCorMon1 chromosome 8, bCorMon1.pri, whole genome shotgun sequence genome encodes the following:
- the MKI67 gene encoding proliferation marker protein Ki-67 isoform X7 translates to MPRYGEIVVIKRNGTDGIVFPLTSTSCLFGRKTECDIRMRLPWVSNEHCKIEINENKEAVLTNLSTVNPTQLNGACFEQPVLLKHGDVLTIIDRSFRFEYPLQSTLKKRRSRSPKDETLQQVAGVELLHKQTSGAKSLDASDNAECEEKNANENKRTPEENLPEAFPVKLRTPKSSRRVHHVLKKQNEVSPFSKLYENLKNELKVEKPLHRGSASQQAAKGDPGSVLPEPNAPISSLSHLSDLGGLTKGKETGRREDIEECTIVRREEGNSSGFNKQLSAVGRTPRKSFTRSPRTPISKVVPGDTSQSPLQDPKELGTPGRCKHSAVTPKPSKENHRNSLVSLQQCSIERLDCPAKGTICSPTPPTPSAAEGGKCVLSTPTPRRKSPRSLFVSPPKEASGMNPGNSETPRTPRRGSLKLKSLPEIPAGAPEEDSVCRIDSTQLPLPEDKCLKQRRNSKQQTPGKPVQEVLKEIWDQANLDNSASLSNSKSPRRNSRQSKNFLDKSVHSEARASEGIMASPAAQTPGSGRKRGRPRTSGMLTETALETNAGQEHHDSSRKASGTPAELGVEGYHQNQDLEDASAATPRRPSAKRRSGSAAELKVTEPGSETKTPGLLNGEDSGKTKRIPQKRRSGEMLPQTSGKRKRVSFGGHLSPELFDKSLPPNSPLKRGALPARQSLPYGNSPRAVLKKAQGLKHLVDQEEKRSPKNSPAQQSPGASFSPSGKATPKVPSGSPAPFRKGRFSISQPPTPFPIAEEKDAGAEDVDPKERSGVQGKTLKSCPAAQDAKAFATVTPTKSNRSAQLGLKGTAMKSRGGAVAVITAKRRSGASSANLLVAKSWAEVVKLGVARPQSKIAKKSVRKGRPLKRINHPPKTPEKKIKDNFSTGHAESPATIVVGRAYSTTIRSAGHIPKVVKNPMLKLSMDMDESFTGVPEMFQTPKNQDGRTLSLAAAQNAEFTPLCAAGDISDLHTPEESGEMMVSPLNNSDASEQKQESSGIFHFLREESSPSVFDEIATKTPEKRKAMHEDDVDSLAVIPEKPPSLVKSGSKRRTPKQELEPVEVMSGKRKILRTPVQRSEPGEVLSGIKRLMKTPKQKTKPVEALSGIKRLMKTPKQKTKPVEALSGIKRLMKTPKQKTKPVEALSGIKRLMKTPKQKTKPVEALSGIRQLLKTPDQKLEPVEALSGIRQLLKTPDQKLEPVEALSGIRQLLKTPDQKLEPVEALSGIRQLLKTPDQKLEPVEALSGIRQLLKTPDQKLEPVEALSGIRHLMRTPQQELEPASDEIALQRLLETPAESREAIKGVPGVTSTKRARKLKSQPVEDMVGISRIFQTPKEKTEPIENMFGISRLMKSPKEKYQPVEDFVGLQRLMAEPRQKSADSEVDYAGVTEMFGTPEEMKVRPVNAMDSQEEITLPGSNSGHKHEKKGKVSQGEGFQQKDSTGEEQPAQRPRRGRPRKALPPATEKLCENGVNLKELWSPDTQEEMRVITPENKGRGRKTKHCIQEVVPKHPDWEGLDIVASVEPPGAAQRPGRGKRKEAKESKHLNRNLESCVEDSSVLQKAAADTKQDLQDCGICDVSETEGDPGTKTDPGNIQNEICQLQTGSNEPDSKANDSGIEDSEEVLLSPRRKRRGAENTEPVIPPKRGRQPPKKGRQPRNDQGKAASPAELHGATRKLRKDPSPKVTQRQEQTCDKAPEAVTAQKSENGTKLELKATETRVKSFRSTRNRKHSAEMKADARGVALENTPQKTEETSAETDAETQSHVKNEMKGSQGCETENAQENTTEAARRLKAESPSAETNKMPVSAQNLETNRARNRRGKKDSLEQKADELTENVNSLKPIPPKFNSEAEVDESSLQSSLGSVCVNAGQARKDQPSPGATAVPAAGSASPAQRRTRNERGIIKAKQTEIVQENPAQRNAVMCRRGRGKKVNFQLEESSSKVVEGKSLPEEDEGMTDKGNQHENSESPPSQVRRGRRKQLDSMPQIASPTFVEKQTLSADHSKDEAVQEQESALEAAPSSTEDNPPRRGRRCEVAAASQTRSPSVRTRRGVLQGDGKKMAEREDENPALGNKTVQAKVNTSARDRRKKMDPAAEAKSSAPLQRKCGLLETKDEGTHEEQSVPLEAVSCAKEKPPGRGRRKETALASRTANSISLRGKRGLPAGDEEAPKEEQNVPLETCDPPGKENQLRRGRRKEIAPSVQGKQGLSKQSGRKNNSREAKRSLDNSLSQENRDLSEGGSRQATTSLALSPTSCQGLPEDGKDGIPEEQSKLVEVAPPAKENPSRVGRKKTTSSTCEETTSTSLRGKPNLPRGRGQKRILKESEDASPQNNPCQGRTRQLRNNRRKVEFTLEAATSTSLRKSSDLPENGSTLETQDLSGTSTGSEENQSEKGREGEPAPQAAPPSRRRKCQLPAEDVAPKRLKSGSDENGSLQKGRRNKTKELGEEDARAAQSTGGMDRKTRSSRRTQK, encoded by the exons ATGCCACGCTATGGGGAAATCGTTGTCATTAAAAGGAATGGGACTGATGGAATTGTTTTTCCACTCACCTCAACTTCATGTTTATTTGGAAG GAAAACAGAATGTGACATCCGCATGCGGCTGCCGTGGGTGTCCAATGAGCACTGCAAAATTGAGATAAATGAGAACAAGGAG GCAGTCCTGACTAATTTAAGCACAGTAAACCCCACGCAGCTGAATGGGGCTTgctttgagcagcctgttctTCTGAAGCACGGAGATGTGTTAACCATTATTGATCGTTCTTTCAG gtTTGAATATCCTCTGCAATCAACTCTGAAAAAGAGGCGTTCCAGGTCTCCAAAAGATGAAACTCTGCAG CAGGTGGCAGGAGTGGAATTATTACACAAACAAACTTCAGGAGCTAAAAGTCTTGATGCTTCAG ATAATGCTGagtgtgaagagaaaaatgccaATGAAAATAAACGAACTCCAGAGGAAAATCTTCCTGAAGCTTTCCCCGTCAAACTCCGAACACCCAAATCTTCACGGAGAGTACATCATgttcttaaaaagcaaaatgaagtgTCCCCCTTTAGTAAACTCTATGAAAACCTGAAGAATGAGCTGAAAGTGGAAAAACCTCTGCACAGGGGAAGTGCCTCTCAACAAGCTGCAAAAGGAGACCCTGGGAGTGTTCTGCCAGAACCAAATGCTCCCATTTCATCCCTGAGTCATCTTTCTGATCTGGGTGGCCTGactaaaggaaaggaaacaggcAGAAGGGAAGATATTGAAGAATGTACAATTGtaagaagagaagaaggaaacagCTCAGGATTTAATAAGCAGCTGTCAGCTGTAGGAAGAACTCCTAGAAAGAGTTTTACCAGGAGTCCTCGAACTCCCATTTCAAAGGTGGTGCCAGGAGATACCAGTCAGAGTCCTTTGCAGGATCCTAAGGAATTAGGGACACCAGGCAGATGCAAACATTCTGCTGTTACACCCAAACCCAGCAAGGAGAACCACAGGAATTCCCTGGtttcactgcagcagtgctCCATAGAAAGGTTGGATTGTCCAGCTAAAGGGACAATATGCAGCCCCACACCGCCCACCCCCAGCGCTGCTGAAGGAGGTAAATGTGTGCTGTCCACACCAACGCCCAGGAGGAAGAGTCCTCGGTCTCTGTTTGTGTCACCTCCCAAAGAAGCCAGTGGAATGAATCCTGGAAATTCAGAGACTCCAAGAACCCCACGGCGTGGGTCCTTGAAATTGAAGTCTCTTCCAGAAATCCCAGCTGGAGCTCCAGAGGAAGATTCAGTGTGCAGAATTGATAGCACACAACTGCCTTTGCCAGAAGACAAATGCTTAAAGCAAAGACGAAACAGCAAACAACAAACACCAGGAAAACCTGTCCAAGAAGTGCTGAAAGAAATCTGGGATCAGGCAAACCTGGATAACTCTGCCTCTCTCTCTAATTCCAAGAGTCCCAGAAGAAACAGCAGGCAAAGTAAAAATTTCTTGGACAAAAGTGTCCATTCAGAGGCACGAGCTTCAGAAGGGATAATggcatctcctgctgctcagacaCCTGGctctggaaggaaaagggggaggcCAAGGACCTCTGGAATGCTGACTGAAACAGCACTGGAGACAAATGCTGGTCAGGAACATCATGATTCAAGCAGAAAAGCCAGTGGaactccagcagagctgggcgTGGAGGGGTATCACCAAAACCAGGATTTGGAAGATGCCAGTGCTGCAACACCTCGGAGACCATCAGCCAAGAGAAGGTCTGGAAGTGCTGCTGAGCTCAAAGTCACTGAGCCTGGCTCAGAAACTAAAACTCCTGGCCTCTTGAATGGAGAAGATTCAG GCAAGACAAAAAGAATCCCTCAGAAGAGGAGGAGTGGTGAGATGCTCCCTCAAACTTcgggaaaaagaaaaagagtgtCTTTTGGTGGTCATCTGAGTCCAGAACTCTTTGATAAAAGTTTGCCTCCCAACTCTCCCTTGAAAAGAGGAGCTCTCCCTGCCAGGCAGAGTTTACCCTACGGAAACTCTCCTCGGGCTGTGCTCAAAAAGGCTCAGGGGTTGAAGCACTTGGTAGATCAG gaagaaaaaaggtcacccaaaaattccccagcccagcagtcTCCAGGTGCCTCATTCTCTCCCTCAGGGAAGGCAACACCCAAAGTTCCTTCAggctctccagcccctttcaGGAAAGGGCGtttctccatctcccagcccccCACACCATTCCCAATTGCAGAGGAGAAGGATGCTGGTGCTGAAGATGTGGATCCAAAGGAGAGAAGTGGTGTCCaagggaaaacactgaaatcttgtcctgctgcccaggaTGCCAAAGCCTTTGCGACAGTGACACCCACCAAGTCAAACAGAAGTGCCCAGCTGGGTTTGAAGGGCACTGCCATGAAGAGCAGAGGTGGAGCTGTGGCTGTTATCACTGCCAAGAGGAGAAGTGGTGCCTCCAGTGCCAATTTATTAG TTGCAAAATCTTGGGCTGAAGTGGTAAAATTGGGAGTTGCAAGACCACAGTCAAAGATTGCTAAAAAAAGTGTCCGTAAAGGAAGACCCTTGAAGAGGATAAACCACCCACCAAAG ActccagagaagaaaataaaagataactTCAGCACGGGTCATGCAGAGTCACCTGCTACTATAGTTGTAGGTAGAGCTTATTCCACCACAATCAGATCTGCTGGACACATCCCTAAAGTGGTAAAAAATCCCATGCTGAAGCTCAGCATGGATATGGATGAAAGCTTCACAG GAGTGCCTGAAATGTTTCAAACTCCGAAAAATCAGGATGGAAGAACATTATCTTTGGCTGCTGCTCAGAATGCTGAGTTCACACCACTGTGTGCTGCAGGGGACATTTCTGACTTGCACACTCCTGAGGAATCTG GAGAGATGATGGTGTCACCATTAAATAATTCAGATGCTTCAGAACAGAAGCAAGAGAGTTCAGGCATATTCCACTTTCTGAGAGAGGAGTCATCTCCATCCGTGTTTGATGAAATAGCCACAAAAActcctgaaaaaagaaaagctatgcATGAAGATGATGTGGATAGTTTGGCAGTAATTCCAGAAAAACCACCATCTCTGGTGAAATCAGGAAGTAAAAGGAGGACTCCAAAGCAGGAGTTGGAGCCAGTTGAGGTCATGTCAGgcaaaaggaagattttaagGACCCCCGTGCAAAGGTCAGAACCGGGAGAGGTTTTGTCAGGTATCAAGAGGCTCATGAAGACCCCAAAGCAGAAGACAAAGCCTGTAGAGGCTTTGTCAGGTATCAAGAGGCTCATGAAGACCCCAAAGCAGAAGACAAAGCCTGTAGAGGCTTTGTCAGGTATCAAGAGGCTCATGAAGACCCCAAAGCAGAAGACAAAGCCTGTAGAGGCTTTGTCAGGTATCAAGAGGCTCATGAAGACCCCAAAGCAGAAGACGAAGCCTGTAGAGGCTTTGTCAGGCATCAGACAGCTCTTGAAGACCCCAGATCAGAAATTGGAGCCTGTAGAGGCTTTGTCAGGCATCAGACAGCTCTTGAAGACCCCAGATCAGAAATTGGAGCCTGTAGAGGCTTTGTCAGGCATCAGACAGCTCTTGAAGACCCCAGATCAGAAATTGGAGCCTGTAGAGGCTTTGTCAGGCATCAGACAGCTCTTGAAGACCCCAGATCAGAAATTGGAGCCTGTAGAGGCTTTGTCAGGCATCAGACAGCTCTTGAAGACCCCAGATCAGAAATTGGAGCCTGTAGAGGCTTTGTCAGGCATCAGGCATCTCATGAGGACCCCACAGCAAGAGTTGGAACCAGCCTCAGATGAAATTGCCTTGCAGAGGTTGCTGGAGACtccagcagagagcagggaagcCATAAAAGGTGTGCCAGGTGTGACTTCAACCAAGAGGGCCCGAAAGCTGAAATCCCAGCCCGTGGAGGACATGGTTGGGATCAGCCGCATTTTCCAGACGCCAAAGGAGAAAACTGAGCCCATAGAAAACATGTTTGGAATTAGCAGATTAATGAAGTCTCCTAAAGAGAAATATCAACCAGTTGAGGATTTTGTGGGGCTGCAAAGGCTCATGGCAGAACCCAGGCAGAAATCTGCTGATTCTGAAGTGGACTATGCTGGAGTGACAGAAATGTTTGGTACCCCAGAGGAAATGAAG GTCAGACCAGTAAATGCTATGGATTCTCAGGAAGAAATTACACTTCCTGGTTCTAATTCTGGTCATAAACATG aaaagaaaggaaaagtttcCCAAGGCGAAGGTTTTCAACAGAAGGACTCAACTGGTGAAGAGCAGCCTGCCCAGAGACCAAGAAGGGGCAGACCAAGGAaggctctgcctcctgctaCAGAAAAGCTGTGTGAAAATGGTGTGAATTTAAAGGAATTATGGAGTCCTGATACCCAGGAGGAGATGAGAGTGATCACACCTGAAAataagggaagaggaaggaagacaAAACATTGCATACAAGAAGTTGTTCCAAAGCACCCTGATTGGGAAGGGCTTGACATTGTTGCATCTGTAGAAccacctggagctgctcagagaCCGGGTAGAGGTAAAAGGAAAGAGGCGAAGGAGTCAAAACATCTGAACAGAAATCTTGAGTCTTGTGTTGAAGATTCTTCAGTGCtacaaaaagcagctgcagataCCAAACAGGATCTGCAGGACTGTGGCATCTGTGATGTGTCAGAAACTGAAGGTGATCCAGGCACAAAGACAGAccctggaaacattcagaaTGAAATTTGTCAGCTGCAAACAGGTTCCAATGAACCTGATAGCAAAGCTAATGACAGTGGGATAGAGGACAGTGAAGAAGTGCTCCTGTCACCGAGGAGGAAGCgcagaggagcagagaacaCAGAACCAGTGATTCCACCCAAAAGAGGGAGGCAACCACCTAAAAAAGGGAGGCAACCAAGGAATGACCAAGGTaaagcagcttctccagcagaactTCATGGAGCAACCAGAAAGCTTCGTAAAGACCCATCCCCAAAAGTTACACAAAGACAGGAACAGACTTGTGACAAAGCTCCTGAGGCTGTCACAgcacaaaaatctgaaaatggcACTAAACTTGAACTAAAGGCAACAGAGACAAGAGTTAAATCTTTTAGAAGTACTAGAAACAGAAAGCACtcagctgaaatgaaagcagatgCTCGTGGGGTCGCGCTTGAAAATACACCTCAGAAAACTGAGGAAACATCAGCTGAAACTGATGCTGAAACACAATCCCACGTGAAAAATGAGATGAAAGGCTCTCAGGgatgtgaaacagaaaatgctcAGGAAAATACAACAGAGGCAGCTCGAAGATTAAAGGCAGAGTCACCTTCTGCAGAGACAAACAAAATGCCAGTCAGTGCTCAGAACTTGGAAACAAACAGGGCTAGAAACAGAAGAGGCAAAAAAGACTCTTTGGAGCAAAAAGCTGATGAACTTACTGAAAATGTGAACAGCCTAAAACCAATTCCTCCCAAATTTAACTCAGAAGCAGAAGTGGATGAATCTTCTCTCCAGAGTTCCTTGGGCTCTGTTTGTGTCAATGCAGGCCAAGCCAGGAAggaccagcccagcccaggtgccacagcagtccctgctgcaggcagtgccagTCCTGCTCAAAGGAGGACGAGAAATGAACGGGGAATaattaaagcaaagcaaactgaAATCGTGCAGGAGAATCCAGCACAAAGAAATGCAGTGATGTGTCGAAGAGGAAGAGgtaaaaaagttaattttcagCTTGAAGAAAGCAGTTCCAAAGTGGTTGAAGGAAAAAGTTTACCTGAGGAAGATGAAGGGATGACTGACAAAGGTAATCAACATGAGAATTCTGAAAGTCCTCCTTCACAGGtaaggaggggcaggagaaagCAACTTGATTCCATGCCACAGATAGCTAGTCCTACCTTtgtggaaaaacaaacattaagTGCAGACCATAGCAAAGATGAGGCTGTACAGGAGCAGGAATCAGCTTTGGAAGCTGCTCCCTCTTCAACAGAAGACAATCCACCGCGACGGGGGAGGAGATGCGAGGTGGCTGCAGCGTCACAGACCAGATCTCCTTCTGTCAGAACGAGGCGTGGGGTGCTGCAAGGGGATGGTAAAAAGATGGCagagagagaagatgaaaatccagctctggggaATAAAACTGTGCAGGCAAAAGTGAATACATCAGCaagggacaggaggaaaaagatggatccagcagcagaggcaaaAAGTTCAGCTCCTCTCCAGAGAAAATGTGGCTTGTTGGAGACTAAAGATGAGGGTACTCATGAAGAACAAAGTGTGCCTTTGGAAGCAGTGTCCTGTGCAAAGGAGAAGCCACCAGGAAggggcagaaggaaagaaactgcTCTGGCATCACGCACAGCCAATTCCATCTCTCTTCGAGGGAAACGCGGTTTGCCGGCAGGTGATGAAGAAGCTCCCAAAGAAGAGCAAAATGTTCCCTTAGAAACTTGTGATccacctggaaaagaaaatcaactgagaagaggcagaaggaaagaaattgcCCCCTCTGTTCAGGGAAAACAGGGCCTGTCAAAACAAAGTGGTAGGAAAAATAACAGTAGGGAAGCAAAACGGAGTTTGGACAATTCTCTTTCCCAAGAAAACAGGGATCTTTCAGAAGGGGGCTCAAGGCAAGCAACCACTTCACTGGCTCTTAGCCCCACCTCATGTCAAGGTTTGCCAGAAGATGGTAAGGATGGAATTCCTGAAGAACAAAGTAAACTTGTGGAAGTAGCTCCACCTGCAAAAGAAAATCCATCCAGAGtgggcaggaagaaaacaacttCTTCTACTTGTGAAGAAACAACTTCCACTTCTCTTAGGGGAAAACCCAACCTGCCCAGAGGCAGAGGTCAGAAGAGGATTCTTAAAGAAAGTGAAGATGCATCTCCACAGAATAATCCATGCCAGGGAAGAACAAGGCAACTGAGGAATAACAGGAGGAAGGTGGAATTCACCTTAGAGGCAGCTACTTCTACTTCTCTCCGTAAAAGCAGTGACTTGCCAGAAAATGGAAGCACTCTGGAAACTCAGGATTTGAGTGGGACATCCACTGGCTCTGAAGAGAATCAGTCTGAAAAAGGCCGGGAGGGTGAGCCTGCTCCACAGGCAGCCCCCCCTTCTCGCAGAAGGAAatgccagctgccagcagaggaTGTGGCACCCAAGAGATTAAAATCAG GGAGTGATGAAAATGGATCCctacaaaaaggaagaagaaacaaaactaaagaaCTTGGAGAAGAGGATGCAAGGGCAGCTCAGAGCACTGGAGGGATGGACAGGAAGACAAGGTCCAGcagaagaacacagaaataG